In one Sulfitobacter sp. LCG007 genomic region, the following are encoded:
- a CDS encoding NAD(P)H-hydrate dehydratase has translation MDIALVTRDSLDPDALLKRQGHKFTHGHALVVCGGAGRTGAARLSARGALRIGAGLVTLAVPPKAMPEVAAQVTAVMVRDMPDAAALAEILEDQRLTAVCIGPGLGLGEQQAELVRTALGSGRAMVLDADALTLVAREDALYAALHRSCVLTPHDGEFARLFPKEADRLSAPAESGPAYSRLDAAVSAATAAGCVVLLKGPDTIIAAPDGRVSIHAAHYERSAPWLATAGAGDVLAGFIAGLLARGIAPFEAAEAAAWLHVETALHFGPGLIAEDLPETLPAILRSLGS, from the coding sequence ATGGACATCGCGCTCGTCACCCGCGACAGCCTCGATCCGGATGCGCTGCTCAAGCGGCAGGGGCACAAGTTCACCCATGGACACGCGCTGGTCGTCTGTGGCGGTGCGGGGCGAACCGGCGCCGCGCGGCTGTCCGCGCGTGGCGCGCTGCGGATAGGTGCGGGTCTCGTGACGCTCGCCGTGCCGCCCAAGGCCATGCCCGAAGTCGCCGCGCAGGTCACCGCGGTCATGGTACGCGACATGCCCGATGCAGCCGCGCTCGCGGAAATTCTGGAGGACCAGCGGCTCACGGCGGTTTGCATCGGCCCGGGCCTCGGACTGGGGGAGCAGCAAGCGGAACTCGTGCGGACAGCCCTTGGCTCGGGACGAGCCATGGTGCTTGACGCCGATGCGCTGACGCTCGTCGCGCGCGAAGACGCACTGTATGCGGCCTTGCATCGAAGTTGCGTGCTGACTCCGCATGACGGCGAGTTCGCCCGGCTCTTTCCGAAAGAGGCCGACCGACTTTCCGCCCCCGCCGAGAGCGGTCCGGCCTATTCGCGTCTCGATGCCGCAGTGTCCGCCGCGACCGCTGCGGGATGTGTCGTCTTGCTGAAGGGCCCCGACACCATCATCGCGGCGCCCGATGGCCGCGTATCGATCCATGCCGCCCATTACGAACGCAGCGCCCCCTGGCTGGCGACGGCAGGTGCAGGCGATGTGCTCGCGGGGTTCATCGCCGGATTGCTTGCGCGCGGCATCGCGCCCTTCGAAGCTGCCGAGGCCGCTGCCTGGCTGCATGTCGAAACCGCCCTCCACTTCGGACCCGGCCTCATCGCCGAGGATCTGCCCGAGACGCTGCCCGCCATCCTGCGATCGCTTGGTTCCTGA
- a CDS encoding tyrosine-type recombinase/integrase: MAREQAAVCEESSLERVVYELAIGTGQRLGDCISMKWDDFDGEYMKVVQEKTSTKIQVYCPTRLQRFLETVPRSGAHILATNRTQHMGKRQVQKKVEAIREPIGVLSGTNRLVPHGWRYTAATQLADAGVDMRDIQAVTGHKTLSMVQKYTARANQKAASRRAQTAREQSRNETGKC; encoded by the coding sequence ATGGCCCGAGAACAAGCGGCAGTGTGCGAGGAATCCAGCCTGGAGCGCGTTGTTTATGAGCTGGCGATCGGCACGGGCCAGCGGCTTGGAGACTGCATCTCGATGAAATGGGACGACTTTGATGGCGAGTATATGAAAGTCGTTCAGGAGAAGACCTCAACCAAGATCCAGGTGTACTGCCCAACGCGCCTTCAGCGCTTCCTGGAAACCGTTCCCCGGAGCGGGGCCCACATTCTTGCGACGAACCGCACGCAGCATATGGGCAAGCGTCAGGTGCAGAAGAAGGTTGAGGCCATCCGGGAACCCATCGGGGTCCTGTCCGGGACAAACCGTCTCGTGCCGCACGGGTGGCGCTACACCGCCGCGACACAGCTGGCCGACGCGGGCGTCGATATGCGCGACATCCAGGCCGTAACGGGTCACAAGACGCTCTCGATGGTTCAGAAATATACTGCCCGGGCGAACCAGAAAGCAGCATCCAGAAGGGCGCAGACGGCACGCGAACAGAGCAGAAACGAAACCGGAAAGTGCTAA